The following proteins come from a genomic window of Lolium rigidum isolate FL_2022 chromosome 5, APGP_CSIRO_Lrig_0.1, whole genome shotgun sequence:
- the LOC124653014 gene encoding indole-3-glycerol phosphate synthase-like: MESLLAAAHLHPATFSPASLSSSSCSRSPSVARGVRSGGRTVRCAYTKDAILYALEHDAMFNSDEVIQWESGKTINTIAAAQGISIRRRCRPRYPSEGSGDDKAVPRDILEQIIWDKEVEVSQRKAKKPLRSVMESSEHAPPVRDFIGALTAAYNRNGVPALIAEIKKASPSRGVLRENFNPVEIAQAYEENGAACISILTDEKHFQGSFENLETVRNSGVKCPLLCKEFVIDAWQIYYARSKGADAILLIAAVLPDLDMKYMLRVCKSLGMTALIEVHDERELDRVLKLDGVELIGINNRSLETFVLDTSNTRMLMEKRGDIIRDRGIMVVGESGLFTPDDVAYVQNAGVSSVLVGESLIKAEDPGRAIAGLFGKELMR, translated from the exons ATGGAGTCTCTCCTCGCCGCCGCGCACCTCCACCCGGCGACCTTCTCGCCGGCGtctctctcctcttcctcctgcagCCGCTCGCCTTCCGTCGCCCGCGGCGTACGCAGCGGTGGCCGGACCGTCCGATGCGCCTACACCAAG GACGCGATCCTTTACGCGCTGGAGCACGACGCGATGTTCAACTCCGACGAGGTGATCCAGTGGGAGAGCGGCAAGACGATCAACACCATCGCCGCCGCGCAGGGCATCAgcatccgccgccgctgccgcccccGGTACCCCTCCGAGGGCTCCGGCGACGACAAGGCCGTGCCGCGCGACATCCTCGAGCAGATCATATGGGATAAGGAGGTGGAGGTGTCCCAG AGGAAGGCCAAGAAGCCTCTGAGGAGTGTGATGGAGTCCAGCGAGCACGCGCCTCCCGTGAGGGATTTCATCGGTGCTCTCACGGCGGCCTACAACCGCAATGGAGTGCCCGCCTTGATTGCCGAGATTAAGAAGGCGTCACCAAGCAGGGGTGTGCTCAGGGAGAACTTCAACCCA GTTGAGATCGCTCAGGCGTACGAGGAGAACGGCGCGGCCTGCATCAGCATCCTCACAGATGAGAAGCACTTTCAG GGGAGCTTTGAGAACCTTGAGACCGTTCGCAATTCCGGTGTGAAG TGCCCTCTTCTGTGCAAGGAGTTCGTTATTGATGCCTGGCAAATATACTATGCACGATCAAAGGGCGCCGATGCGATTCTTTTGATTGCTGCCGTGCTACCTGATCTTGACATGAAGTACATGCTTCGTGTCTGCAAAAGTCTTGGAATGACCGCTCTTATTGAG GTTCATGACGAAAGAGAACTGGACCGTGTGCTTAAATTAGATGGTGTTGAGCTTATCGGAATCAACAACCGCAGTCTAG AGACATTTGTACTAGACACTTCAAACACAAGGATGTTGATGGAGAAGCGTGGCGATATCATAAGGGATAGGGGCATAATG GTTGTTGGCGAATCTGGCCTGTTCACTCCCGATGATGTTGCATATGTGCAGAATGCCGGCGTTTCCTCG GTTTTGGTAGGAGAATCCCTGATCAAGGCGGAAGATCCCGGGCGAGCCATCGCTGGGTTGTTCGGGAAAGAGCTCATGCGCTGA